A region of Streptomyces sp. NBC_01267 DNA encodes the following proteins:
- a CDS encoding amidohydrolase family protein, with amino-acid sequence MTDPYLIISSDCHAGLPTEQYRPYLDPRFHRAFDGFLGERDARRAEMTRLGVRNEAFAAQWFTDNEEGLKGGWDTGRRLKELDGDGVAAEVVFPDADAVDSRTAAPFGVGLGLSGDQDPDLGMAGAQAHNRWLAEFVGEHPERHCGVALLPITGEVDRVVAEVYRAKESGLGALMIPAMWVDKAPYHDRRYDPVWAAAAETGMPVVTHSGAAPRHEYGDHLGIYVSEVTWWPSRPLWFLLWSGVFERHPGLKFGIAESGCWWLPNQLWFMDRLYLGAHGGKKLSPFAELQRPPSEYLDRQVFICATNTKRRELALRYEIGVDNILWGSDFPHPEGTWPRTREWLRNTFHDIPVDETRRMLGLAAADVFGFDTKALEPIARRIGPTPDELGQPADQTAVEAAWAKSREVGRHWLTGHEFPQTGVL; translated from the coding sequence ATGACAGACCCGTACCTGATCATCTCCTCCGACTGCCACGCCGGTCTGCCGACCGAGCAGTACCGGCCGTATCTGGACCCGCGCTTCCACCGTGCCTTCGACGGCTTCCTCGGCGAGCGCGACGCCCGCCGCGCGGAGATGACCCGGCTGGGGGTGCGCAACGAGGCCTTCGCCGCCCAGTGGTTCACGGACAACGAGGAGGGACTGAAAGGCGGTTGGGACACCGGCCGGCGCCTCAAGGAGCTCGACGGCGACGGAGTGGCGGCCGAGGTCGTCTTCCCCGACGCGGACGCCGTGGACAGCCGGACCGCGGCACCCTTCGGGGTCGGCCTCGGGCTCTCCGGGGACCAGGACCCCGACCTCGGGATGGCCGGTGCGCAGGCGCACAACCGCTGGCTGGCCGAGTTCGTCGGAGAGCACCCCGAACGGCACTGCGGGGTCGCGCTCCTGCCCATCACGGGCGAGGTGGACCGGGTCGTCGCCGAGGTGTACCGGGCGAAGGAATCCGGGCTCGGCGCGCTGATGATCCCCGCCATGTGGGTGGACAAGGCGCCCTACCACGACCGGCGTTACGACCCCGTGTGGGCAGCCGCCGCCGAGACGGGCATGCCGGTCGTCACCCACTCGGGCGCCGCGCCACGCCATGAGTACGGTGACCACCTGGGCATCTACGTGAGCGAGGTGACCTGGTGGCCGTCCCGCCCGCTCTGGTTCCTGCTCTGGTCAGGTGTGTTCGAGCGCCACCCCGGGCTGAAGTTCGGCATCGCCGAGTCCGGTTGCTGGTGGCTGCCCAATCAGCTCTGGTTCATGGACCGCCTCTACCTGGGCGCGCACGGCGGGAAGAAGCTCTCCCCGTTCGCCGAGCTGCAGCGCCCGCCGAGCGAATACCTGGACCGTCAGGTCTTCATCTGTGCCACCAACACCAAACGCCGCGAGCTCGCCCTGCGTTACGAGATCGGCGTCGACAACATCCTCTGGGGCAGCGACTTCCCGCACCCCGAGGGCACCTGGCCGCGGACCCGTGAGTGGCTGCGGAACACCTTCCACGACATTCCGGTCGACGAGACCCGGCGCATGCTGGGCCTGGCGGCAGCCGATGTCTTCGGCTTCGACACGAAGGCGCTGGAGCCGATCGCCCGGCGGATCGGCCCCACCCCGGACGAGCTGGGCCAGCCGGCCGACCAGACAGCCGTCGAGGCCGCCTGGGCGAAGTCCCGTGAGGTGGGCCGCCACTGGCTCACCGGCCATGAATTCCCGCAGACAGGGGTCCTGTGA
- a CDS encoding SDR family NAD(P)-dependent oxidoreductase codes for MRLEPGRVAVVTGAASGIGLAMARKFAAGGLKVVLADVEAAALDSAAEELRAEGAQVLARVVDVGERDEVLALADAVYGTFGAVHVLCNNAGVGSGAEGRMWEHDPNDWKWAFAVNVWGVFHGIQAFVPKMIASGEPGHVVNTSSGDGGIAPLPTASVYAVTKSAVVTMTESLYAHLRAEGVRVGASVLFPGPHMLRTGLWESHRNRPERYAKERPRRTPYRSLDQWESAMKDSGQEVRFTPVEEVAELVAEGIEAERFWLLPESEHSDLQIRRRAQSMLDRAAPSYLENFVLD; via the coding sequence ATGCGGCTGGAACCGGGCCGGGTGGCCGTCGTCACGGGCGCCGCGAGCGGCATCGGCCTCGCCATGGCACGGAAGTTCGCCGCCGGTGGGCTGAAGGTCGTACTCGCCGATGTGGAGGCGGCGGCGCTGGACAGCGCCGCGGAGGAACTGCGCGCCGAGGGCGCACAGGTACTGGCCCGCGTCGTCGATGTCGGTGAGCGTGACGAGGTACTGGCGCTCGCCGACGCGGTGTACGGGACCTTCGGCGCCGTCCATGTGCTGTGCAACAACGCGGGTGTCGGCTCCGGTGCGGAGGGCCGCATGTGGGAGCACGATCCCAACGACTGGAAGTGGGCCTTCGCCGTCAACGTGTGGGGCGTCTTCCACGGCATCCAGGCCTTCGTCCCGAAGATGATCGCCTCCGGCGAACCCGGCCATGTCGTCAACACCTCGTCGGGCGACGGCGGTATCGCCCCGCTGCCGACCGCCTCCGTGTACGCCGTCACCAAGTCGGCGGTGGTCACGATGACCGAATCGCTGTACGCACACCTCAGGGCGGAGGGCGTGCGGGTCGGAGCGTCCGTGCTCTTCCCCGGGCCGCACATGCTCCGTACCGGGCTGTGGGAGTCGCACCGCAACCGGCCCGAGCGGTACGCGAAGGAGCGGCCCCGCAGGACCCCCTACCGCAGTCTCGACCAGTGGGAGTCCGCGATGAAGGACTCCGGGCAGGAGGTGCGGTTCACCCCGGTCGAGGAGGTTGCCGAGCTGGTCGCCGAGGGGATCGAGGCCGAGCGGTTCTGGCTGCTGCCGGAGAGCGAGCACAGCGACCTGCAGATCAGGAGGCGCGCGCAGTCGATGCTCGACCGGGCCGCCCCGTCGTACCTGGAGAACTTCGTACTCGACTGA
- a CDS encoding acetoacetate decarboxylase family protein: MARVRYGARTGEEISAARAASSRLPDIWSTGVVAVWESDPDAVAAVLPPPLGPAGRPLVRANISKVDLPGYPLGAGSVAVAAVHEGVEGWYPLVMPMTHERALTGGREVFGEPKKLGEVTVERDGATVRAVLARHGIAFVEVRGEVTGPLPLPGPREKVDFYFKFLPAVDGQGFDTEPVLVHCTRHEKVRRLEEISGEVLLRESAYDPVADLPVRRVVELTIGEKTTDQRGRVVGPVDAQALLPYIHQRYDDPQQILDGPPEGSV, translated from the coding sequence ATGGCACGCGTACGGTACGGCGCGCGCACCGGCGAAGAGATCTCGGCCGCCCGCGCAGCGAGTTCCAGGCTTCCCGACATCTGGTCCACCGGGGTGGTGGCGGTCTGGGAGAGCGACCCCGACGCGGTGGCAGCGGTGCTGCCGCCGCCGCTCGGCCCGGCCGGACGGCCGCTCGTCCGGGCCAACATCAGCAAGGTCGATCTGCCGGGTTATCCGCTCGGTGCGGGCTCGGTGGCGGTCGCCGCCGTCCACGAGGGGGTGGAGGGCTGGTATCCGCTCGTCATGCCGATGACCCATGAGCGCGCCCTGACCGGCGGGCGCGAGGTCTTCGGCGAGCCGAAGAAACTGGGTGAGGTCACCGTCGAGCGGGACGGCGCGACCGTGCGCGCGGTGCTCGCCCGGCACGGCATCGCCTTCGTGGAGGTGCGGGGCGAGGTGACAGGCCCCCTCCCGCTGCCCGGACCGCGCGAGAAGGTCGACTTCTACTTCAAGTTCCTTCCCGCGGTGGACGGTCAGGGCTTCGACACGGAACCCGTGCTCGTCCACTGCACGCGCCACGAGAAGGTCCGCAGGCTGGAGGAGATCTCCGGCGAGGTGCTGCTGCGCGAGTCGGCGTACGACCCGGTCGCGGACCTCCCCGTACGCCGTGTCGTCGAACTCACCATCGGTGAGAAGACCACCGACCAGCGGGGCCGGGTCGTCGGGCCGGTGGACGCGCAGGCCCTGCTGCCGTACATCCACCAGCGTTACGACGATCCCCAGCAGATCCTCGACGGCCCGCCGGAAGGGAGCGTCTGA
- a CDS encoding TetR/AcrR family transcriptional regulator, protein MPRPSLTREEILTAAAELVKEQGPRALSMRKLAAELGTAVTSIYWHIGNRESLLDALVERTVRELGEITPHGSTPADRVVSVARTLRKELRGRPHLIAMVHERGLTERMFLPAQQALVHEVHAAGLRGARAADAVRAVQFQTVGFVLVERNRERSPAQHPGEEELWDTPAAEHDPALARALAGPADPEHLFTLSVTALVQSLFAP, encoded by the coding sequence GTGCCACGACCTTCGCTGACCCGCGAGGAGATCCTGACCGCTGCGGCGGAGCTGGTGAAGGAGCAGGGACCGCGCGCCCTGTCCATGCGCAAACTCGCCGCCGAACTCGGCACCGCGGTCACCTCGATCTACTGGCACATCGGCAATCGCGAGTCGCTGCTGGACGCCCTCGTCGAACGCACCGTGCGGGAACTCGGCGAGATAACCCCGCACGGCAGCACACCCGCGGACCGGGTCGTGTCGGTGGCGAGAACGCTGCGCAAGGAGCTGCGCGGACGCCCGCACCTGATCGCGATGGTCCATGAACGCGGCCTGACGGAACGGATGTTCCTCCCCGCACAGCAGGCGCTCGTGCATGAGGTGCACGCGGCCGGGCTGCGCGGGGCGCGCGCCGCCGACGCGGTACGGGCCGTGCAGTTCCAGACCGTCGGTTTCGTACTGGTCGAGCGCAACCGCGAGCGCTCACCCGCCCAGCACCCCGGCGAGGAGGAGCTCTGGGACACTCCGGCCGCGGAGCACGACCCGGCCCTGGCGCGCGCGCTGGCCGGACCGGCCGACCCCGAACACCTCTTCACCCTCTCGGTCACTGCCCTGGTGCAGAGCCTGTTCGCGCCCTGA
- a CDS encoding DEDDh family exonuclease: MTMLDDRQTTATAWPTAYPQGYAVVDVETTGLARDDRIISAAVYRLDARGNVEDHWYTLVNPERDPGPVWIHGLTSDVLESAPLFPEIAAEFAERLDGRVLVAHNAIFDWQMIAREYARAQRTAPVRQRLCTIALSKELALPLPNHKLESLAAHFGVVQEHAHHALDDARVLAEAFRPSLHAAARDGVRLPLLECLPLTEWSDAPPAPRVGYQASYRQGNWRPSRKRPVCPYPNPGRYEPGKPLLQGMRVAFSGDTSVDRELLEDRAAEAGLHVATSLSRLTSLLVTNDPDSATSKTVKAKSFGTPVVDEAAFTQLLRDVTPAPADG; the protein is encoded by the coding sequence GTGACCATGCTCGACGACCGCCAGACAACAGCGACAGCATGGCCGACCGCTTACCCGCAGGGATACGCGGTCGTCGACGTGGAGACCACCGGCCTCGCCCGCGACGACCGGATAATCTCCGCTGCCGTCTACCGGCTCGACGCCCGCGGAAACGTCGAGGACCACTGGTACACGCTGGTCAATCCGGAGCGGGACCCCGGGCCCGTCTGGATCCACGGTCTGACCAGTGACGTCCTGGAGAGCGCCCCGCTCTTCCCGGAGATCGCGGCCGAGTTCGCCGAACGGCTCGACGGCCGGGTCCTGGTGGCGCACAACGCCATCTTCGACTGGCAGATGATCGCCAGGGAGTACGCACGCGCGCAGCGCACCGCCCCGGTCCGCCAGCGGCTGTGCACCATCGCGCTCTCCAAGGAGCTGGCGCTCCCGCTGCCCAACCACAAGCTGGAGTCGCTCGCCGCGCACTTCGGCGTCGTACAGGAACACGCGCACCACGCCCTCGACGACGCCCGGGTGCTCGCCGAGGCCTTCCGTCCGAGTCTGCACGCGGCGGCCCGGGACGGGGTGCGGCTGCCGCTCCTGGAGTGCCTGCCGCTCACCGAGTGGTCGGACGCCCCGCCGGCGCCGCGCGTCGGGTACCAGGCCTCGTACCGGCAGGGCAACTGGCGCCCCTCCCGGAAGCGTCCGGTCTGTCCCTATCCGAATCCGGGCCGGTACGAGCCGGGGAAACCGCTGTTGCAGGGCATGCGGGTGGCGTTCTCCGGCGACACCTCGGTCGACCGCGAGCTGCTGGAGGACCGGGCGGCCGAGGCCGGGCTGCACGTGGCGACGAGCCTGTCCCGGCTGACCAGCCTGCTCGTCACCAACGACCCGGATTCCGCCACGTCGAAGACGGTCAAGGCGAAGTCGTTCGGCACCCCGGTCGTGGACGAGGCCGCGTTCACGCAACTGCTGCGCGATGTCACACCGGCCCCGGCAGACGGGTGA
- a CDS encoding SURF1 family cytochrome oxidase biogenesis protein, with amino-acid sequence MYRFLLTRQWVILTLVALVLMPTMIKLGFWQLHRHQHKVAQNALIGENLKATPVPVEDLTAPGHTVPHDEYWRQVTATGHFDTADEVVVRRRTSSDGTVGYHVLTPFVLTNGKTVLINRGWIPDNGSQMTLPKIPAAPKGDLTVTGRLMADQTTAASGIRNVKGLPPRQVMLISSAQQAKALGRPVLGGYIEQTAPEPRGDSPELIPTPEHSDIGPHMAYAVQWWLFTAGVPIGWVVLVRREKRDRTAAGAKSAPEPVPAAA; translated from the coding sequence GTGTACCGCTTCCTGTTGACCCGGCAGTGGGTGATCCTCACCCTTGTCGCCCTCGTCCTCATGCCGACGATGATCAAGTTGGGCTTCTGGCAGCTGCACCGCCACCAGCACAAGGTCGCACAGAACGCCCTCATCGGCGAGAACCTCAAGGCGACCCCCGTACCCGTCGAGGACCTCACCGCTCCGGGGCACACCGTCCCGCACGACGAGTACTGGCGCCAGGTGACCGCGACCGGTCACTTCGACACCGCGGACGAGGTCGTCGTACGGCGCAGGACCTCGTCCGACGGCACCGTCGGCTACCACGTCCTGACCCCGTTCGTCCTGACGAACGGCAAGACGGTGCTGATCAACCGCGGCTGGATCCCCGACAACGGCAGCCAGATGACCCTCCCCAAGATCCCCGCCGCCCCCAAGGGCGACCTGACGGTGACCGGTCGGCTGATGGCCGATCAGACGACCGCGGCCAGCGGGATCAGGAACGTCAAGGGGCTCCCGCCACGCCAGGTGATGCTGATCAGCAGCGCCCAGCAGGCGAAGGCGCTGGGCAGACCGGTCCTCGGCGGGTACATCGAGCAGACCGCGCCCGAGCCCAGGGGCGACTCCCCCGAGCTGATCCCGACGCCCGAACACTCGGACATCGGTCCGCACATGGCGTACGCCGTCCAGTGGTGGCTGTTCACCGCCGGAGTGCCCATCGGATGGGTGGTTCTCGTACGGCGTGAAAAGCGCGACCGGACCGCTGCCGGGGCGAAGAGCGCGCCGGAACCGGTACCGGCAGCCGCTTAG